CGAAGCGACCGACGCCTGCCCAAAAAACGGGTCTTCGGCTCCGACTACCTCTACGCCCACACCCGACTGAACATGCAACGCCACAACGCCACCGGGGATGTCACCCTGGCCCTCGGCGGCTTCTCCAACGCCTGGGCCGGCGCCCTCTTCCCCATGATCGCCGACGACATGCAGCAATGGCCCCTCTCCCGAGAGGCCCTCGATCCCGCCTACCGGCGCGTGTTGCAGGAGATCCCCCTCTCCACCGCCGAAGACGACCTGCAACCCTTCTTCCCCTCCCATGCCATCCCCTGCCCCGCCCTGCCCGATGCCGCGCAGATCACCCTGCTGAAACATCGCCTGCAACGCCATCGCCTCACCCTGCAACAGCACGGCCTGCTCTTCGGCCAATCCCGCCTGGCCATTCGCGCCGCCGCCGACAACCACAGCCCCGGATGTCAGCTTTGCGGCAACTGCCTCTCCGGTTGTCCAACAGGCGCGGTGTACAACGCCGGACAGGAGATGCTCCGCCTGCAGCAGCGGGGCGAGGTGGACTACCGCCCCGGCATGATCGTGGACTGGCTGGAAGAGCGCGACACCACCGTGCAACTGCACGGGCGACACGCCGACGACACACCTTTCCGACTGGCCTGTTCCCGCCTTTTCCTGGCAGCGGGTGCATTGGGCTCCAGCCGCATTCTGATCCACTCCCCCTTCTGGAGCGGAGAGCCTCTGCGCCTGGTCTGCAGCGACAAGTTCTTCGTGCCTTGTCTTCAAGGGCACGGTGTGCCGGGGATCGTCGACGAGGCCCGGCACGTCTTTCCGGGGCTCTTCCTCCTGCTGCGCAACGAAGGGATTTCCCCCTGCCACCTGCTGATTCAGGTATCGCCCATGAACGCGCTGGCCATGAACGCCGTGGGCTTGAATCCCGTGACCATGGGCAGCCGGATGAAGCGGCTGCTCAATCCGCTCCTGAGTCGGGGGCTCTTTTTCTGGGGATCGCTGCATTCGCGGGATTCCAGCCATCTGGAGGTGCATCGCGGCGAGACCCCCACGGGACCGTGGCGGGTGGTGGGGCGGGAAAATGAGGGGAGCGGCCTGATAGTGAAGCGATTGATGCGGCTGTTTCGGGGGTTGCGGCGGCAGACGGGATTCGTACCGCTGGGAATGGCGGCGATGTTGGCCGGACCGGGTGCGGGCAACCATTTGGGAGGCAGTTTTCCCATGGTGGCGGGGGTTCCGCAGCGGGGTCAGAGTGATTTGTTGGGGCGACCGGGGGGGTTGCAGCGGGTGCATCTGGTCGACAGCAGCACCTTTCCCAGCGTGACGGGGACCACCATCGGCCTGACGATCATGGCCAACGCCTGGCGCATCGGCAGCGAAGCGCCGGAGGGGTAGTTGAGTTATACGGGGGTCCGGGGGGGATTATCCCCCCCGGCGGGGTTCGGGGCAGCGCCCCGAGGTGTTGACCCGGCCTTTGGCGGGTCGAAGCCAAAAGGGGAAATGCCCAACTACGCACACTCTCCAAACCCTGTCCCCACTTCGACCCGCCGGAGGGGGCAAGGGGAGGGACTCACCCTCCCCTTCTTTGAACTCAACACCCGGACACAGCCGGGGTTGTTCAAACGAAGTTTCTGTTCAGGTATACGGGGGTCCGGGGGGGATTATCCCCCCCGGCGGGTCCAGGGCAGCGCCCTGGGACTCATCCTTTTGCTGTTGACTTCCGACCCCATGGGGTCCAGGGGGCACCCCTGGGACTTTGCCTTGCGCCGTTGATAGGGTCATGCCGCGCTGTACAGGGTTCTGAGTCGTTGCTATGGAAGCATCCTTACGATGAAGCAACCATTCGTTCCCACTGGTCGCCCGTTTGGGTATTGGAGACCATCAGCTTTCCCTGGTCCGGTTGCAATAACTGCTCGTTGGCGTTGAGCAGTTCGATACCGCAAACCTTGCCATCGGGTGAAAGGTCGATGTTCAACTCCTCGCTGATGCGCAAGGTTTCCACCTCACCCATCTCCTCCCGAAGACGGATGTAAGCGACATTGTAGCGGGGGTCATAGGACAAAAGCATTACTCTTCTCCCGAGTCAGAAGAACTTGACAATTGACTGACACAAACCTTTCAGGGATTGGAGAAGGACCAACTCACGCCCTGCCGAAAAACGCCCGTATCACCCGTATCACCCGCTCCACCTCCTGCACATCATACCCCGGATAGGTCGGCAGATAGATCAGCGAACGCGCCGTCCGCGCCGCCGAGGGACACTCCCCGGCATACGGCGCAAAACAGGGCAAGGCCGCACAGTTCTTGTGATGACTCTCCGCCAGATCAACCCCCCGACTCAGGGCAAAAGAGACCAACGCCTCACGATCCTCGTACTGCACGGGATAATAGCTGTAACCGTGCGAACCATCCTCCCGCCAGGGCGGCAGAATCAACTCCCCGATATCCTGCAAACCCCGATGATACCGCTGCGCAGTCCGCACCCGCGCAGCCAGATCCGCCGCCACCCCCGGCAGTTGCGCCAGCCCCAGCCGCGCCTGCAACGGCGTGTAGCGCACCGCATAACCCTCCGGCAGCACCGTTTTGAGCTGCGGATCGATATCGAAACTCAAATGCTTGTTCAACCAGGCGATCTTGCGCTGATAAGCGTAACGGAACAGATAGAAGGTGAACATCCCGTACAACAACGGATGGGTCAGCACATCCGTGACCACCGCCTTGGCCACCAGGCCCAGAAAAGCCCCTTGCGGCTGCCAGGGCCACTCCCGCCGCTGCTCCCGCACCCGCTCGTAAAGCCCGCGATGCGGCGTGACCAGCAACCCCCCGTAAAAGGTGTTGACCCCCTTGTACAAGCCGAAACTGAAAATGCCCACATCCCCGAAAGAGCCCACCGACCGCCCCGCCAGACGTGTGCCGAAGGCCTGGGCGGCATCCTCGATCAGCGGCACGCCCCGATTCCGGCAAATCTCCTGAATGCGCGGCATGTCGCAGGCCAAGCCGTAAAAGTGGGTCACCAACACCGCCCCGACATCCGGGTGTCGCCGCAACGCCTCTTCCAAAGCCGAAGGATCGATGTTGCAGGTGGCCCGGTCGATATCCACAAACAGCGGCACCCCGCCCGCGCACACCACCATGTTGATCACATCGGCGATGGTGTAGGGCGAAAGGGCCACTTTTTGCCCCGGACGGATCAAGGCCTGAACCGCCGCATAGATGCCCACACGAGCCATGGGCATGTCGACGCCGTAAGGTGAACCGATTTGGCCGCACAAGGCCTCGACCCACTTCGCCAGATCCTCCTCGCCTTTCAGGCGATGTCCCGTCAGCGACTCCCACAGAATGCGCAGGTAGCCGTCGAGCCGAGTGTAGAGCCGGGAGCGAGCTTTGGGGAGATGGGGAAGGGAAAATGCCATGGCAACCCTGTGTAGACGAATACGGGGGTCCGGGGGGGATTATCCCCCCCGGCGGGTCCAGGGCAGCGCCCTGGGAACTCTTCCTGTCTCCTTTGACTCACCCCCGCCCAGCTAACGGGAGTCGAACCTCCGGGGGCCTCATCCCCGGAGGTTCGAGGACCCGGCGGGGTTTTTATTACCCCGTGAAGGCGAATCGGCCTCATCGATTCGCCTTCACGGGGGCCGGACAGTGATCGCCTCTCGCGGGCAATCCGGTCCTGGCCTGTGCCAATCAAACGGACGATTGGCACAGGCCAGGACCAATGGCTGGCTCGCTTTCAGGCCATCCTTTTCGGCAAAAGGACGCCGAAAAGGATGGCCGTCAGCTGGGCGAGCCTGAAAGGATAGAGGATAAAGGAAAAAGAATAGATGATAAAGGATAAAGGATAAGGAAAAGTTCAAGGGGGGCAGCAGAGCTCCCCCCTTGACCCCCCAACCCTTTTTAATACTTAAAGGATTTATCTACTTCTTGGTGGCCGCCGCCCCCATCTCCCACATCGGCATGAAGATACCCAACGCCAACACCAGCACCATGGCCCCGATCACCAACAGCATGATCGGCTCGATGGCGGAACTCAGATTGGCCACCTCGTACTCCACCTCCCGCTCGTAAAACTCCGCTACCTCCTGCATCATGTCATCCATGGCGCCGGTCTCTTCACCCACCGACATCATCTGCATCACCAACGGCGTGAACATGCCACTGGTGAATGCCGCCTGAACCATGCTCTCCCCACGCTCAATACCCACCACCATCTCTTCAATGCGCTTTTGCACATACGCATTGTCCACCGCCTCCGATACCGCCCCCAAAATCTGAATGGTGGGCAACCCCGACCGGGATCCCATGGCAAAAGCACGGGAAAATCGCGCCAACGTGGCCCGGTTGATGATCGAACCCACCAGCGGCATGCGCAACTTCTGCCGGTCCCACCACAGCTTACCCATCGGGGTTCCGACATAGTAATTGAAGGAATAGAACGCCGCCACAATGGCGCCGATAATATAGATAATATATTGCTGCGTGAAATGCGAGGTGTTCAGCAAGATCCGGGTCATCAGGGGCAGTTCGGTTTTGAAACCCTTGAACATTTCGGCAAAGGCGGGGATGACGAAATAGTTGACGATCACCATGGCGATGGTGATGGCGATCAGCACGAAGGTGGGGTAACGCAGGGCGCTTTTGATGCGCTTGCGGGTCTCCTTGTCCACTTCCATATATTTGTAGAGCTGGTTGAAGGACTCTTCCATGCGTCCGGTCTCCTCGCCCATGCGCACGATGCGCACGTAGAGGTGGTCGAAGATGCGCGGGTGGCGGGCCAGAGCGCCGGAGAGGTCGCGTCCGCCCTGGAGATCCTCGACGATCTGCCGCATGGCTTCGACGAGTTTTTTGTTGTGGGTGCTTTCCACCAGTCCCTGAAAAGCGCGCACCAGGGGTACACCCGATTTGGCCAGGGTGTACATCTGCCGGGTGAAGAGCAGGAGGTCGTCGATGCTGGGCCAATCGATGAAGATGGCCAGTTCGATGCCTCCCTCGGCGGCGGCGTTGCGCATCTCCTTGACGGAAATGGGAGTGATGCCCCGGTTGAGGAGCTGCTCGACAACGGCTTCGGTGTTGGGACCAAGGATTTTGCCCTGAACGGTGGCGCCGTTGCGGGATCGTCCGGTGTATTCGAAATTGGCCATGGACGGATAGCACTCGATGTAAGGACAAGATATACGGGGGTCCGGGGGGGATTATCCCCCCCGGCGGGGTTCGGGGCAGCGCCCCGAGGTGTTGACTGGCCGTTGCGGTCCGCCGCAGCCAATGGAATCCCGAAAGCCGCCATCCCGCACCCAACAGATTTATCGCAGCGGACCGCGGGGGGGCAAGGGGGGGCCTCATCCCCCCATCCTTGAACGCCACTCCCGAGCAAAAGCCGGGTTTTCCCCGTGCAAAGCCTGCCGTGAAAAGCAACGGCAACGGCGAACTTCAACGGCAAACTTCAACGGCAAACTTCAACGGCGAACTTCAACGGATGGGGGGATGAGGCCCCCCCTTGCCCCCCCGCGGTCCGCCGCGATAAATCCGCTCCGCATGGGATGGAAGCTTTTGGGGATTCATGGGCGGCGGCGGACCGCAACGGCCAGTCAACACCTCGGGGCGCTGCCCCGAACCCCGCCGGGGGGGATAATCCCCCCCGGACCCCCGTATTACTGAAAGACCTCCGCTCAACCGGCCGGTCTGGCCACCGGGGCGCCGGGAGGCCGCACCGCCGGCGCTCCCGCAGGTCTCGGCTGACCCGCCGCCGGCGCTCCCGCAGGTCTCGGCTGGCCCGCAGGAGCCCCCGCAGGTCTCGGCTGACCCGCCGCCACACCCGGCCGCAAAGCCACCACCGGAGCCGTCTTGACCTCCGCAGGCCCCTTCACCTCCGCCGCCGGCTGCGCCTCCGCCGCCAACGCCGCCTCCTCCTCCGCCGTCGGCCCCTCCTCCACCAGCTCCGTGGTCAGGCGCATCACCTCTTCCATGGTGGTCACCCCCTCCAGAGCATACTCCAGCGCCGCCAGATGCAACGGAACATAACTCGGCAGCTTCTTGGCCTCGGCAATGAAACCCGTGGTGTCCCCCTTGCCCAGATAGGTCACCAGCGGACCCCGCATCTCCAGCATCTCCAGTACCGCAATACGCCCGGCGTAGCCCGACTTGCTGCAATCCCCGCAGCCCACACCCCGAACCAGAGTGGCCTGCTGGGCCCGCGCACCGATCATGCCCCGCAACAACACCATCTCCCGCTGGGTCGGCTTGTAGCTCTCCTTGCAGTTGCGACACACCCGCCGCACCAGACGTTGCGCCACGATGCAACGCAACGAGGAGGCCACCGCGAAACTCTCCACCCCCATATCCACCAGACGGATCGCCGTGGAAACCGCATCGTTGGTGTGCAGGGTCGACAGCACCAGATGGCCCGTCAACGCCGCCTTGATGGCGATTTCCGCCGTCTCCTTGTCACGCATTTCACCGACCAGGATGATGTCCGGATCCTGCCGCAACACCGTGCGCAATACCGAGGCGAAGGTCAAACCGATCTTGGGCTTGACATGCACCTGATTGACCCGCGGCAGCCGGTACTCCACCGGATCCTCCACGGTGATGATCTTCTTGGTGGGCTCGTTGAGACTGTTGAGCGCCCCGTACAAGGTGGTGGTCTTGCCCGAACCCGTGGGCCCCGTCACCAGAATCAACCCGTTGGGCCGACCGATGTAGTAACGGAACATCTCCATCATCTGGGGCCGCATGCCCACTTTTTCCAGGCGCAAATTATCCGCATCCTGGGAGAGCAGACGCATCACCACCGACTCCCCGTCCTGAATCGGCAGCGTGGAAAGACGCACATCGATCTTGCGCCCCTTCACCGACATGTTGAAGCGTCCGTCCTGGGGCAGCCGCTTCTCGGCGATTTCCAACCCCGCCATCAGCTTCAACTTGGAAACCAGCGCCGGGGCGATGCGCTTCTCCTTGACGATCTGCTCGTGAAGAATGCCGTCGATGCGCTGCCGAATGCGCAATACCTCTTCGTCCGGCTCGATATGAATGTCGGAAGCCCCCACCTGCACCGCATCCTCGAAAAGCGATTGCAGAATCTTGACCACGGGAGCATCCACCACCATCTCGGACTGGACAATCTGGTCCAGACTGAAGTCCGATTTGGCGACCTCCTCCCCCAAAGCCTCCACATGTTCGCGGATTTCGTCGGTGCGACGATAGAGACGGTCCAGCACCCGCAACAAATCGCCCTCGCTGACCATGGCCACCCGTGGCGCATGACGCAGAATGCGGGTCAACTCGTCGAAGATGAAGACATCCGCCGGATCGGCCATACCCACCAGCACGCTGCTGTCGGTCTTGGCCAAGGCGATGGCGCGGAACCGACGCGCCGCCGATTCGGGAAGAAGGTTGACCACCTCCGGCTCGAAGGAAAACTTGCGCAGATCGACGAAAGGAACGTCCATCTGCCCGGCGAGAAACTCCAGAAACTGGTATTCCGACAGGATGCCCAGATAGGAGAAGACCTGCCCCAGCTTCTTGCCGGTCTTCTTCTGCTCCACCAGGGCCGTCTGCAACTGCTCTTCGGTGATGACGCCGTGTTCCACCAGGCGTTCGCCGATGCGCACCTTCTTGCGCTGTTGCGCCAGAAAGGAGTTGAGCTTGCTTTCAGTGACGAAGTTGAGCGCCAACAACGCCTCGCCCAGCTTCAGGCCGGAACTCTTCTGATGCTCCAGCGCCTTGGTCAACTGCTCGGCGTTGATGATGCCGCTTTCGACCAGCAAGTCACCCAGACGGACCTTTTTCTTGAGGGCTTGCACGTTTCACCCCTAGCCCGACAGAGCCTTGACGCGATCCTGGATGAACTTGCGCAACTGGGCATCCAACTGGCCGCGGGACAGGGCGTTGCGATAGGCCTGCAACGCGGCCCCCGGCTCGTTGACCTTCTCCAGGGAGATGCCCAATCCCATCCACCAGGTACCCCGCGCCGGATTCTGCTCCAACAGCTTCTCGTAAAGATCGATGGCCTTCCAGTGGTTGTTGGTGCGCTGATAAAGCGCCGCCAGCAAAGCCATCATCTCCGCGTCGGGCTCCCCGCCCTGGGTGCCCGCCTGCTCCAACACCCCCAGCGCCGCCTCGTCCTTGCCGTCTTCCACCAGAATGCGGGCGAAGAGCTTGGCCATGTTGGCATCAAAGGAACGTTGCAACCCCTCGGTCAGCAGCGGATAGGACTCGCTGCCCCGCCCCTGCAGATAAAGCACCTTGGCCAGTAGATAACGCGCCCCCTGATGGTTGGGATCCAAACCCAACGCCTCCCGGGCACGGGTCTCCGCCATGGCGTTGGCTTTGCGCTCCGCCAGGGCTTCCGCCTCCCGATAGACCTCTTCCGCCCGACGCCCGTCCACCACCGGCGGGGCCGCGATATGCACACTCATGCGACCGGCCGGCGTGGTGTTGACCTGAACCGGCTCCGGGGCTTTGCGAGGCTCCGCCATCCGCGCCGGTTCGACCATCTTCACCGGTTCCGGGGCCTTCACCGGCTCGGGAGCTTTCACCGGCTCCGGGACCTTCACCGGCTCCACCATCTTTTCCGGCTCCGGGGGCATCCGCGCCAGAACCTGGGGCTTGGNNNNNNNNNNNNNNNNNNNNNNNNNNNNNNNNNNNNNNNNNNNNNNNNNNNNNNNNNNNNNNNNNNNNNNNNNNNNNNNNNNNNNNNNNNNNNNNNNNNNGGCTCCACCATCTTTTCCGGCTCCGGGGGCATCCGCGCCAGAACCTGGGGCTTGGTCGGAGGCTCGGGAGCCTTCACCGGCTCCGCCATCTTCACCGGCTCGGCAGCCTTCACGGGGTCCGGTACCTTCACCGGCTCCGCCATCTTCACCGGCTCGGGGATCTTCACCGGGACCGGAACCTTCACCGGTTCCGCCATCTTCACCGGTTCGGGAGCCTTCACCGGGGCCGGAACCTTCACCGGCTCCGCCATCTTCACCGGCTCGGGGGTCTTCACCGGGGCCGGAACCTTCACCGGCTCCGCCATCTTCACCGGCTCGGGGGTCTTCACGGGCACGGAAGCCTTCACCGGGGCCTCCTCCGTCACCGGGGCCTCCGCAGCGATTCGGGCCGGTGACTGGAAGGAACCATGCACCGCCACATAGGCATCACGCCCGGTTTGCGCCTTGAAAC
The Magnetococcales bacterium genome window above contains:
- a CDS encoding type II secretion system F family protein, which encodes MANFEYTGRSRNGATVQGKILGPNTEAVVEQLLNRGITPISVKEMRNAAAEGGIELAIFIDWPSIDDLLLFTRQMYTLAKSGVPLVRAFQGLVESTHNKKLVEAMRQIVEDLQGGRDLSGALARHPRIFDHLYVRIVRMGEETGRMEESFNQLYKYMEVDKETRKRIKSALRYPTFVLIAITIAMVIVNYFVIPAFAEMFKGFKTELPLMTRILLNTSHFTQQYIIYIIGAIVAAFYSFNYYVGTPMGKLWWDRQKLRMPLVGSIINRATLARFSRAFAMGSRSGLPTIQILGAVSEAVDNAYVQKRIEEMVVGIERGESMVQAAFTSGMFTPLVMQMMSVGEETGAMDDMMQEVAEFYEREVEYEVANLSSAIEPIMLLVIGAMVLVLALGIFMPMWEMGAAATKK
- a CDS encoding DegT/DnrJ/EryC1/StrS family aminotransferase, with translation MAFSLPHLPKARSRLYTRLDGYLRILWESLTGHRLKGEEDLAKWVEALCGQIGSPYGVDMPMARVGIYAAVQALIRPGQKVALSPYTIADVINMVVCAGGVPLFVDIDRATCNIDPSALEEALRRHPDVGAVLVTHFYGLACDMPRIQEICRNRGVPLIEDAAQAFGTRLAGRSVGSFGDVGIFSFGLYKGVNTFYGGLLVTPHRGLYERVREQRREWPWQPQGAFLGLVAKAVVTDVLTHPLLYGMFTFYLFRYAYQRKIAWLNKHLSFDIDPQLKTVLPEGYAVRYTPLQARLGLAQLPGVAADLAARVRTAQRYHRGLQDIGELILPPWREDGSHGYSYYPVQYEDREALVSFALSRGVDLAESHHKNCAALPCFAPYAGECPSAARTARSLIYLPTYPGYDVQEVERVIRVIRAFFGRA
- a CDS encoding tetratricopeptide repeat protein; protein product: KPQVLARMPPEPEKMVEPVKVPEPVKAPEPVKAPEPVKMVEPARMAEPRKAPEPVQVNTTPAGRMSVHIAAPPVVDGRRAEEVYREAEALAERKANAMAETRAREALGLDPNHQGARYLLAKVLYLQGRGSESYPLLTEGLQRSFDANMAKLFARILVEDGKDEAALGVLEQAGTQGGEPDAEMMALLAALYQRTNNHWKAIDLYEKLLEQNPARGTWWMGLGISLEKVNEPGAALQAYRNALSRGQLDAQLRKFIQDRVKALSG
- a CDS encoding DUF2283 domain-containing protein, encoding MLLSYDPRYNVAYIRLREEMGEVETLRISEELNIDLSPDGKVCGIELLNANEQLLQPDQGKLMVSNTQTGDQWERMVASS
- a CDS encoding GMC family oxidoreductase encodes the protein MDSSTVIIGSGLAALWCAKACIARGLRPLILDGGDTLDASRQSLIDRLRATPPTLWSTADRLAIQDTPRSDRRLPKKRVFGSDYLYAHTRLNMQRHNATGDVTLALGGFSNAWAGALFPMIADDMQQWPLSREALDPAYRRVLQEIPLSTAEDDLQPFFPSHAIPCPALPDAAQITLLKHRLQRHRLTLQQHGLLFGQSRLAIRAAADNHSPGCQLCGNCLSGCPTGAVYNAGQEMLRLQQRGEVDYRPGMIVDWLEERDTTVQLHGRHADDTPFRLACSRLFLAAGALGSSRILIHSPFWSGEPLRLVCSDKFFVPCLQGHGVPGIVDEARHVFPGLFLLLRNEGISPCHLLIQVSPMNALAMNAVGLNPVTMGSRMKRLLNPLLSRGLFFWGSLHSRDSSHLEVHRGETPTGPWRVVGRENEGSGLIVKRLMRLFRGLRRQTGFVPLGMAAMLAGPGAGNHLGGSFPMVAGVPQRGQSDLLGRPGGLQRVHLVDSSTFPSVTGTTIGLTIMANAWRIGSEAPEG
- the tadA gene encoding Flp pilus assembly complex ATPase component TadA — protein: MAQQRKKVRIGERLVEHGVITEEQLQTALVEQKKTGKKLGQVFSYLGILSEYQFLEFLAGQMDVPFVDLRKFSFEPEVVNLLPESAARRFRAIALAKTDSSVLVGMADPADVFIFDELTRILRHAPRVAMVSEGDLLRVLDRLYRRTDEIREHVEALGEEVAKSDFSLDQIVQSEMVVDAPVVKILQSLFEDAVQVGASDIHIEPDEEVLRIRQRIDGILHEQIVKEKRIAPALVSKLKLMAGLEIAEKRLPQDGRFNMSVKGRKIDVRLSTLPIQDGESVVMRLLSQDADNLRLEKVGMRPQMMEMFRYYIGRPNGLILVTGPTGSGKTTTLYGALNSLNEPTKKIITVEDPVEYRLPRVNQVHVKPKIGLTFASVLRTVLRQDPDIILVGEMRDKETAEIAIKAALTGHLVLSTLHTNDAVSTAIRLVDMGVESFAVASSLRCIVAQRLVRRVCRNCKESYKPTQREMVLLRGMIGARAQQATLVRGVGCGDCSKSGYAGRIAVLEMLEMRGPLVTYLGKGDTTGFIAEAKKLPSYVPLHLAALEYALEGVTTMEEVMRLTTELVEEGPTAEEEAALAAEAQPAAEVKGPAEVKTAPVVALRPGVAAGQPRPAGAPAGQPRPAGAPAAGQPRPAGAPAVRPPGAPVARPAG